The following are from one region of the Saccharomyces kudriavzevii IFO 1802 strain IFO1802 genome assembly, chromosome: 12 genome:
- the SSL1 gene encoding TFIIH/NER complex subunit SSL1 (similar to Saccharomyces cerevisiae SSL1 (YLR005W); ancestral locus Anc_5.226), whose amino-acid sequence MAPVIVSESEEEEEDKVAVSRRSKRQVHFDGGGGDRVDQQQQQHRSSQGDRDRHGQRKKKKRLSNRNLQGSNGGYAWEDEIKRSWDLVKVDDEGDMASLVASIVEARKKRTAKKNITPYQRGIIRSLILTLDCSEAMLEKDLRPSRHAMIIQYAIDFVHEFFDQNPISQMGIIIMRNGLAQLVSQVSGNPQDHIDALKSIRKQEPKGNPSLQNALEMARGLLLPVPAHCTREVLIVFGSLSTTDPGDIHQTIDSLVSEKIRVKVLGLSAQVAICKELCKATNYGDESFYKILLDETHLKELFNEAVTPLPVNKINKGFTLVKMGFPTRIFEDTPTFCSCHSKLVYGGYFCPNCHSKVCSLPTVCPCCDLMLILSTHLARSYHHLMPLKTFAEVPTTETFRSEDCFSCQSRFPILKNHKNGKLLTSSRYRCEDCKQEFCVDCDIFIHEILHNCPGCESKPVIT is encoded by the coding sequence ATGGCTCCTGTAATTGTGTCGGaatctgaagaagaggaggaggatAAAGTTGCCGTTTCCAGAAGAAGTAAGAGACAAGTTCATTTCGATGGTGGGGGCGGTGATCGTGTAgatcaacagcaacagcagcacCGTTCAAGTCAGGGAGATAGGGACAGGCATGGACAACgtaagaagaagaagagactCTCGAATAGAAATTTGCAAGGCTCCAATGGTGGGTACGCTTGGGAAGATGAGATCAAGAGAAGTTGGGATCTGGTGAAAGTGGACGATGAAGGGGATATGGCCTCTCTTGTGGCCAGCATCGTGGAGGCTAGAAAGAAGCGTACTgccaagaagaatataaCGCCCTATCAAAGAGGTATAATAAGAAGTTTGATATTAACTTTAGATTGCAGTGAAGCTATGCTGGAAAAGGACTTGAGGCCAAGCAGACATGCGATGATTATTCAGTATGCTATAGATTTTGTTCATGAATTTTTCGATCAAAACCCGATATCTCAAATGGGTATTATCATAATGAGAAATGGTTTGGCACAACTAGTCAGCCAAGTAAGTGGAAACCCGCAGGACCATATTGATGCATTGAAATCCATCAGGAAACAAGAACCAAAAGGAAATCCCTCCCTGCAAAACGCATTGGAAATGGCAAGAGGCCTGCTACTACCCGTCCCCGCGCACTGCACAAGAGAAGTGCTGATTGTGTTTGGTAGTCTTTCCACAACTGACCCTGGTGATATCCATCAAACTATCGATTCGTTAGTGTCCGAGAAAATCAGGGTAAAAGTTCTGGGGTTATCAGCTCAAGTGGCCATTTGCAAAGAATTATGTAAGGCAACAAACTACGGTGACGAATCCTTTTATAAAATCTTACTCGATGAAACCCATTTAAAGGAATTATTTAATGAGGCCGTTACTCCACTACCCGTTAACAAGATAAATAAGGGCTTCACACTCGTGAAAATGGGGTTCCCAACAAGAATATTCGAAGATACTCCTACTTTTTGCTCATGCCATTCCAAGCTGGTTTATGGCGGTTATTTTTGTCCGAATTGTCATAGTAAAGTTTGCTCATTGCCTACAGTGTGTCCGTGCTGTGACCTAATGTTGATTCTATCTACCCATTTAGCTAGATCATATCATCACTTAATGCCGTTGAAAACTTTTGCAGAAGTACCTACAACAGAAACTTTTCGATCAGAAGATTGTTTTAGTTGCCAATCAAGATTTCCCATATtaaaaaatcataaaaatggtaaatTATTGACGAGTTCTCGGTATCGATGTGAAGATTGTAAACAGGAATTTTGTGTTGATTGTGATATCTTTATCCATGAAATTCTCCATAACTGTCCCGGTTGTGAATCTAAACCTGTGATAACTTAA